A window of Streptomyces broussonetiae genomic DNA:
CACGGGGCGCGCCGCGCCAGGGAGTTCGACGGTCAGGGCGTCGATCGACAGGAGTGCCGTGTCGTGGAGTGCGGGGACGGTCACCGTGTCTCCCGTCCGGCGAGCTGGTCGCCGTACTGCTCGCCGACGACGTTGAAGGCGACCACGACCAGTACTACGGCTGCGGCCGGCACTACGGCGGAGAGCGGCCGGCCGGCGAGCAGCGCCGTCTGTGCCTGGTTGATCATCGCTCCCCAGTCCGGCGTCGGCGGCTGCACGCCGAGTCCGAGGAACGACAGAGCAGCCAGATCCAGCAGCGCGTAGCCGAAGTTGACGGTGGACTGGGCGAGCACCGTCGGCGCGATGTTGGGCAGCAGCCGCCGCACCGCGACGAAGGCCGGGGCATGGCCCTGCACGAGATAGGCGGCCACATAGGTCCGGGTCTTCTCCTGGGTGGTCAGGCCGCGCACGAGTCGGGCGCTGTAGGGGAGGTAGGCGATGGCCATGGCCAGCACCGGTGCGCCCAGTCCCTTGCCGAAGAGGGCGACCGCGAGGATCGCCAGCAGCAGCGAGGGGAAGGCGAAGAGGATGTCGAGGACTCGGCCGATCACCGCGTCCACGTGTCCGCCGCACCAGCCGCTCCACAGGCCGACCGCGATACCGGACAGGCTGGAGAAGACGACCACGCCCAGTGGCCCGAGCAGGCTGGTGCGGGCCCCCTCCAACAGGGCGGAGAAGGTGTCGTGGCCGCCCTGGTCCGTGCCGAGCAGGTGGTCGGCGCTGGGGCCGGCCATGACGGTGGCAAAGTCGCCGACGGTCGGATCGTGCGGGGCCAGCCACGGCGCGAACAGTGCAACCAGAACGAAGAGGAGCAGCAGCGAAAGGCTGATCCGGAAGAGCAGGCCGTGCGCGAGGAACCCGCGCCGCAGCCAGCCCGTCCCGGGACGGCGCTGCAGGGCGGTGGGGGCAGCGGCGGTCATCGGGCTCCTCCTTGGGCGGCGACCCGCGGGTCGATCAGCGGATAGACCAGGTCCACCAGGGTGTTGACGACCACGAAAACGGCGACCACCAGCAGCACGAGAGCCTGGACCACCTGGAAGTCCAGCTCGTCGACGCACTGCACCAGCAGCGAGCCGATGCCGGACATCCCGAAGGCGGTCTCCACGATGGCGGTGCTCACCAGCATCCCGGAGACCAGCAGCCCGCAAACGGTGACGATCGGGCCGAGCGCGTTGCGGAGGACATGGTGGCGCAGCACCGTGCGGTGGGGGGTGCCCCGGCTGAGCGCCACCTCGACGTGCTCGCTGCCGAGCTGGTCCAGCATGGCGGTGCGGGTGACCCGGGTGACCAGGGACATGAAGGTCACCGACAGGGCGACGGCGGGCAGCACCACATGATGCAACTGGTCCAGCGGGCCGTTGCCGTTGCCGATGGTGGGGAACCAGCCGAGGCGGACCCCGAAGACCGAGCGGAGCACGATCGCGGCGGCGAAGGAGGGCACCGCCGCGCCGACGGTGACCAGCAACAGCACTCCCTTGTCGGTGCGGGTGCCCCGCCGCAGCGCGCCGAGCGCGCCCGCCCCGATCCCGACCACCGCGATCATC
This region includes:
- a CDS encoding ABC transporter permease: MTAAAPTALQRRPGTGWLRRGFLAHGLLFRISLSLLLLFVLVALFAPWLAPHDPTVGDFATVMAGPSADHLLGTDQGGHDTFSALLEGARTSLLGPLGVVVFSSLSGIAVGLWSGWCGGHVDAVIGRVLDILFAFPSLLLAILAVALFGKGLGAPVLAMAIAYLPYSARLVRGLTTQEKTRTYVAAYLVQGHAPAFVAVRRLLPNIAPTVLAQSTVNFGYALLDLAALSFLGLGVQPPTPDWGAMINQAQTALLAGRPLSAVVPAAAVVLVVVAFNVVGEQYGDQLAGRETR
- a CDS encoding ABC transporter permease, which encodes MSVAVAVLRKLAGMAVTLLVTSFLVFSSLYLAPGDPVSFLVRGRSPSPAEMAAIRRQFGFDQPFLERYWHWLDAVLHGDFGHSYLFHESVGAVIWSRLPASLLLVAVATLMIAVVGIGAGALGALRRGTRTDKGVLLLVTVGAAVPSFAAAIVLRSVFGVRLGWFPTIGNGNGPLDQLHHVVLPAVALSVTFMSLVTRVTRTAMLDQLGSEHVEVALSRGTPHRTVLRHHVLRNALGPIVTVCGLLVSGMLVSTAIVETAFGMSGIGSLLVQCVDELDFQVVQALVLLVVAVFVVVNTLVDLVYPLIDPRVAAQGGAR